The Streptomyces achromogenes DNA segment GTCTCGCCGACGAAGATCCTCACGGCCGCGCACTGCGTCAAGGGCTACAACTGGCAGGCCCACGGTTACGTCGTCACCGGCAGCGCCCAGCTGATGTCCGACGACGGCAGCCTGCACGGCGGGACCGGCACCTACGTCCGCCGGCAGTGGAACCACCCGTCCTACAGCGCCACGACCATCGACAACGACATCGCCGTGCTGACCCTGGAGACGCCGGTCAGGGCCACACCGATCAAGATGACGACGAGCACGGACACCGCCTCGTACGCGACCGGCACCAAGGCCACGCTGTACGGCTGGGGCCGGACCACCTCGGCCACGCAGGACCTCTCCGAGACGCTGAAGACGGCCGTGCTGCCGATGCGGTCGGACGCCACCTGCTCGGACTTTTACGGCGCCGACTACCGCAAGGGCCACATGGTGTGCGCGGGCACGCCCGCCACCGGCGCCGACTCGGGCACCACCAGCGCCTGCAACGGCGACTCCGGCGGACCGCTGATCGTGCGGAACGCGGCCGGCCAGGACCGGATCGTGGGCGTCGTCTCGTGGGGCGTCACCAACTGCGTCGAGAGCGGCGCGTACAGCGTCTTCAGCAAGGTCTCCGCGTACGTCGGCACCGCCTACCCGCGCGTCGACGACAGCAACCTCAGCGGCGACCAGCTGGCCGACCTGTGGGCCCGCGCCGCGGCCACCAAGACCGGGTACGAGATGGACTCCAAGGGCGCCTCGCTGGGCGCCCGCGAGTCCTGGGGCAGCTGGAGCAGCTACAACCTGGTCCTGCAGACCGACCTGGACCGCGACGGCGTCCAGGACCTCGTCCTGCGGCGCGCGTCCGACGGTGACGTCTTCTGGCGGCACTACGTGCCCTCCAGCAACACCTGGGCGACCAAGCTGATCGCCGACAACTGGAAGACCCGCACCCAGATCGTCGCCCCCGGCGACGTCACGGGCGACTACCTGCCCGACCTGGTCTCCGTGGACTCGGCCGGGGCCCTGTGGGTCTACCCGGGCA contains these protein-coding regions:
- a CDS encoding trypsin-like serine protease, with amino-acid sequence MSGGGGRHRRRIRIALPVAAAGLAAAVAGALFLSSAQAAEAPPAPATAATKSAKELRKLIDVAVSGDETPGQASKASLSGSTSVGAARVDPKIIGGTTTTVARAPWMAQLWYGDDRGTSTTTDDVGFFCGGSVVSPTKILTAAHCVKGYNWQAHGYVVTGSAQLMSDDGSLHGGTGTYVRRQWNHPSYSATTIDNDIAVLTLETPVRATPIKMTTSTDTASYATGTKATLYGWGRTTSATQDLSETLKTAVLPMRSDATCSDFYGADYRKGHMVCAGTPATGADSGTTSACNGDSGGPLIVRNAAGQDRIVGVVSWGVTNCVESGAYSVFSKVSAYVGTAYPRVDDSNLSGDQLADLWARAAATKTGYEMDSKGASLGARESWGSWSSYNLVLQTDLDRDGVQDLVLRRASDGDVFWRHYVPSSNTWATKLIADNWKTRTQIVAPGDVTGDYLPDLVSVDSAGALWVYPGNGGGSFAARVKNGTGWNQYNVLRGHGDFTADGRADLIARNKSTGAVYLYKGNGAAASAFAARVKVATWSSTTYNVVAAVGDVNGDGVADLLARTPAGVLYLYKGTGTATSAMFATRVSLGTTFKQYDIFG